From the genome of Effusibacillus lacus, one region includes:
- a CDS encoding ATP-binding cassette domain-containing protein: MIELLDLYKEYKTRQGVVVGVNHVSLKIEQGEIFGIVGYSGAGKSSLIRCINLLERPTSGSVRVNGMDLTRLNAADLRQARQ, from the coding sequence GTGATCGAGCTACTGGACCTGTACAAAGAGTACAAAACACGTCAAGGGGTTGTAGTTGGCGTAAACCATGTAAGCCTTAAGATTGAGCAGGGTGAAATTTTCGGGATTGTAGGCTACAGCGGGGCGGGAAAGAGCTCCCTGATACGCTGCATTAACCTTTTGGAGCGCCCTACGTCGGGATCTGTCAGGGTTAACGGAATGGATTTGACCAGGTTGAATGCAGCAGATCTGCGTCAGGCCCGGCAGA
- a CDS encoding methionine ABC transporter ATP-binding protein produces the protein IGMIFQHFNLNSSRTVFQNVAFALKAAGKSKAEIQKRVPELLKLVGLSDKADQYPSQLSGGQKQRVGIARALANDPHVLLCDEATSALDPKTTKSILNLLKEINETLGLTIVLITHEMEVIKEICHRVAVMKDGEVIEVGHVYDIFANPKQALTKEFIDTVLDFELPQQILRNRNPQGVLVKIQFKGQIAEESIVSDVLQSCDIRGNIIHGKIEYIQNVPLGIFIMEITGQPAEIEKALQLLRERTSELEVITNVFNKDS, from the coding sequence GATCGGCATGATCTTTCAGCATTTCAACCTAAACAGCAGCCGGACTGTCTTTCAGAATGTGGCGTTTGCTCTGAAAGCTGCGGGAAAATCAAAGGCTGAAATCCAGAAGCGGGTGCCCGAACTTCTTAAATTGGTCGGCTTATCGGATAAAGCCGACCAATATCCCAGCCAGCTGAGTGGAGGACAGAAACAGAGGGTGGGAATTGCCCGGGCCCTGGCCAATGACCCGCACGTTTTGCTGTGTGATGAAGCAACTTCGGCCCTTGACCCCAAGACTACCAAATCGATATTGAATCTCTTGAAAGAAATCAATGAAACACTGGGTCTGACGATTGTGCTGATTACTCATGAGATGGAAGTCATCAAAGAAATCTGCCATCGGGTGGCCGTCATGAAGGACGGGGAAGTGATTGAGGTTGGACACGTCTACGATATTTTCGCCAATCCCAAACAGGCTTTGACAAAGGAATTTATTGATACGGTGCTCGACTTTGAGCTTCCGCAGCAGATCCTGAGAAACCGCAATCCACAGGGTGTACTTGTGAAGATCCAGTTTAAAGGGCAGATAGCCGAAGAAAGCATTGTATCCGATGTCTTGCAATCTTGTGACATAAGAGGAAACATCATCCACGGAAAAATCGAATATATCCAAAACGTGCCGCTCGGAATTTTCATTATGGAAATTACGGGGCAACCGGCCGAAATTGAAAAAGCTCTGCAGTTGCTAAGGGAGAGAACATCCGAGCTGGAGGTGATCACCAATGTCTTTAACAAAGATTCTTGA